One window of the Halobacillus litoralis genome contains the following:
- the plsY gene encoding glycerol-3-phosphate 1-O-acyltransferase PlsY — MEYVLYIIIAYLLGSIPSGLIVGKAGYGKDIREHGSGNLGGTNTFRVLGIKAGLIVTTADILKGTAAAALPYFAGADVIPLVVGIFAVVGHMYPIFANFKGGKAVATSGGVILGVNPVIFIILILSFFIILYFSKYVSLSSMVSGIIGIIATLIVEDYGLTLIITLFTIFVIYRHRSNIKRIINKTEPKITWM; from the coding sequence TTGGAATACGTACTTTATATCATTATCGCCTACCTCCTCGGCTCCATCCCGTCTGGGTTGATCGTAGGAAAAGCAGGCTACGGCAAGGACATCCGCGAACACGGGAGCGGTAATTTGGGAGGCACGAATACCTTCCGTGTTTTAGGCATCAAGGCCGGCTTGATTGTAACAACTGCAGATATATTGAAAGGCACAGCCGCTGCTGCTCTTCCCTATTTTGCAGGAGCAGATGTCATCCCACTTGTAGTCGGAATCTTTGCTGTCGTCGGTCATATGTACCCGATCTTCGCAAATTTCAAAGGCGGGAAAGCTGTAGCAACATCGGGTGGCGTCATACTCGGTGTCAATCCAGTCATTTTCATAATATTAATTCTATCATTTTTCATTATCTTATATTTCAGCAAATACGTATCCCTGTCATCCATGGTCAGTGGGATTATTGGTATTATTGCGACACTGATTGTTGAGGATTACGGGTTGACTCTTATCATTACACTTTTCACTATTTTTGTCATTTATAGACATCGTTCCAACATCAAACGGATCATCAACAAAACAGAACCGAAAATCACATGGATGTAG